A window of Saccharomyces paradoxus chromosome XI, complete sequence contains these coding sequences:
- the LTV1 gene encoding ribosome biogenesis protein LTV1 (Component of the GSE complex~similar to YKL143W) has product MSKKFSSKNSQRYVVVHRPHDDPSFYDTDASAHVLVPVSNPNKPSTEVDLRKQDVGLKKPKENKAHVGEAALYGINFDDSEYDYTQHLKPIGLDPENSIFIASKGKEQRVGKKNIEDLFIEPKYRRDEIEKDDALPVFQRGMAKPEYLLHQQDTTDEIRGFKPDMNPALREVLEALEDEAYVVNDDVVVEEISKKAQIQSDDLGEEENEDDIFAQLLGSGEAKDEDEFEDEFDEWDIDNVENFEDEHYVKEMAQFDKIENLEDLENIDYQADVRRFQKDKSTLEKYNSDDEFSNAGLESVNPSEEEDILGELPSIQAKSKTGKKNRRSRQKKGAMSDVSGFSMSSSAIARTETMTVLDDQYDQIINGYENYEEELEEDEEQNYQPFDMSAERSDFESMLDDFLDNYELESGGRKLAKKDEEIERLKEAADEVSKGKLSQRRNRERQEKKKLEKVTNTLSSLKF; this is encoded by the coding sequence ATGTCGAAGAAATTTAGCTCAAAAAACTCCCAAAGATATGTGGTGGTGCACAGACCCCATGACGATCCTTCATTTTATGATACAGATGCATCTGCACATGTTTTGGTTCCTGTCTCCAATCCAAATAAGCCTTCTACAGAGGTGGATCTTCGAAAACAAGATGTGGGTTTGAAAAAACCAAAGGAGAACAAAGCTCACGTTGGGGAAGCTGCCTTATATGGTATTaattttgatgattctgAATATGATTATACACAACATTTGAAGCCAATAGGCCTTGACCCTGAGAACTCCATCTTCATAGCCTCCAAGGGCAAAGAACAGAGGgtgggaaaaaaaaatattgaagatTTATTCATCGAACCTAAGTATAGACGTGATGAGATTGAGAAGGATGACGCACTACCTGTTTTTCAACGAGGCATGGCCAAGCCAGAATATTTACTGCACCAACAAGATACCACCGATGAGATTAGAGGTTTCAAACCTGATATGAATCCCGCATTAAGGGAGGTACTGGAAGCGTTAGAAGATGAAGCGTATGTTGTTAATGATGACGTTGtagttgaagaaatcagtAAAAAGGCACAAATCCAGAGCGATGACCttggagaagaagaaaatgaagatgatatttttgcaCAACTACTAGGAAGCGGTGAGGCGAAGGATGAAGACGAATTTGAGGACGAATTTGATGAATGGGACATCGATAATGTAGAAAATTTCGAGGATGAACACTACGTGAAAGAGATGGCacaatttgataaaatcgAAAACCTGGAAGActtggaaaatattgattACCAAGCTGATGTTCGAAGATTCCAAAAGGATAAATCTACTCTAGAAAAGTATAATTCGGATGATGAGTTTTCTAATGCCGGTTTAGAAAGTGTCAATCCCTCTGAAGAGGAGGACATATTGGGTGAGCTGCCCTCTATCCAAGCCAAAAGCAAGACAGGGAAGAAGAACAGAAGGAGCCGTCAGAAGAAGGGTGCCATGTCTGATGTGTCCGGATTTTCTATGAGTTCAAGTGCCATTGCGCGTACAGAGACGATGACAGTGCTGGACGATCAGTACGATCAAATCATCAACGGTTACGAAAACTACGAGGAAGAACTAGAAGAGGACGAAGAACAGAATTATCAACCGTTTGACATGTCAGCAGAAAGATCTGACTTCGAGTCAATGCTTGATGACTTCTTGGACAACTACGAACTAGAGAGTGGTGGCCGTAAACTGGCTaaaaaggatgaagaaattgaaagacTGAAGGAAGCAGCAGACGAAGTTAGTAAAGGTAAACTGTCTCAGAGGAGGAATCGTGaaaggcaagaaaaaaagaagcttgAGAAAGTCACCAATACACTAAGCAGCTTAAAATTCTAG
- the MRP8 gene encoding Mrp8p (similar to YKL142W) encodes MSNEIELLQKQVSELQDLVKKQSLIISKTGERVLELQLAKQKHDVSDFDSKFSKSISKKSGSTTQFDATDFATNEDLVELVKELQGELNFIEERSIRRLVNSLKKEEDDVIAPLPNADGDIPAISDGVFPKSLKEFKDISDLKLIRLAKFYERLPPTLKEQEDFENFLEGKVEAFHINETTDEEISKELEKFSKDELDDAFNDVARYLGLSLRRGTEIW; translated from the coding sequence atgtcTAACGAAATTGAATTACTGCAGAAGCAAGTCTCTGAATTGCAAGATTTGGTCAAGAAGCAAAGTCTAATTATCTCGAAGACTGGAGAACGTGTCCTGGAGTTGCAATTAGCTAAACAAAAGCATGACGTGTCCGATTTTGACTcgaaattttccaaatccaTCTCGAAGAAATCAGGGTCCACTACCCAATTCGATGCCACTGATTTCGCCACAAACGAAGACCTGGTGGAATTAGTCAAGGAACTACAGGGTGAGCTGAATTTCATCGAGGAAAGATCCATCAGAAGACTTGTCaactctttgaaaaaggagGAAGATGACGTTATAGCGCCGCTACCTAATGCAGATGGTGATATCCCCGCCATTTCAGACGGTGTGTTCCCTAAGTCGTTGAAGGAATTTAAAGACATCTCAGACTTGAAGCTGATAAGACTCGCCAAATTCTACGAAAGATTGCCACCAACTTTAAAGGAACAGGAAGATTTCGAAAACTTCCTAGAAGGTAAGGTGGAGGCCTTTCATATTAACGAGACCACTGACGAAGAGATCTCCAaggaattggaaaaattctcCAAAGATGAGCTAGATGATGCATTTAATGACGTTGCACGTTATCTAGGTCTCTCCCTTAGAAGAGGAACCGAAATATGGTag
- the SDH3 gene encoding succinate dehydrogenase cytochrome b subunit SDH3 (Subunit of succinate dehydrogenase and of TIM22 translocase~similar to YKL141W), whose amino-acid sequence MSAMMVKLGLNKSVLLLKPSVFSRAATLSSSRRLLFNTARTSFLSTSPLKNVATEMNTKAAIAEEQILNKQRAKRPISPHLTIYQPQLTWYLSSFHRISLVLMGLGFYLFTILFGVSGLLGLGLTTDKVSNWYHQKFSKITEWSIKGSFAYLFAIHYGGAIRHLIWDAAKELTLKGVYKTGYALIGFTAVLGTYLLTL is encoded by the coding sequence ATGTCTGCAATGATGGTCAAGCTAGGACTGAATAAGTCGGTTTTACTACTGAAACCTTCTGTCTTCTCAAGAGCAGCTACTTTGAGCTCCTCGAGGAGGCTGCTTTTCAATACAGCCAGAACAAGTTTCCTTTCTACCTCACCATTGAAGAATGTTGCGACTGAAATGAACACTAAAGCAGCAATTGCTGAAGAGCAGATATTAAACAAACAAAGAGCAAAGAGACCTATTTCTCCACATCTGACCATTTACCAGCCGCAACTAACCTGGTACCTGTCATCTTTTCACCGTATCTCGTTAGTACTCATGGGGCTAGGCTTCTATTTGTTTACTATACTCTTTGGGGTGTCTGGTTTATTAGGCCTTGGATTGACTACTGACAAGGTGTCTAATTGGTACCATCaaaagttttccaaaatcaCGGAATGGTCCATCAAGGGTTCCTTTGCTTACCTATTTGCTATTCACTATGGTGGCGCCATTAGACACTTGATTTGGGATGCAGCTAAGGAATTGACATTAAAGGGCGTTTACAAAACTGGTTACGCACTTATTGGCTTCACCGCCGTTCTCGGTACTTATTTATTAACTTTATGA
- the TGL1 gene encoding sterol esterase (Steryl ester hydrolase~similar to YKL140W) translates to MYFPFLGRLSITDYIIVVLVYIESIISSVLKLIPQPMINLFEWLINFSTCSDDNTIEEKLRAAPTIHEMCAIFDISVEDHLVRTEDNYILTLHRIPPISKNRFNNKVVYLHHGLLMCSDVWCCNIERHKNLPFVLHDLGYDVWMGNNRGNKYSTAHLNKPPKSNKFWDFSIDEFAFFDIPNSIEFILDITKVDRVICIGFSQGSAQMFAAFSLSEKLNRKVSHFIAIAPAMTPRGLHNRIVDTLAKSSPGFMYLFFGRKIVLPSAVIWQRTLHPTLFNLCIDIANKILFNWKSFNILPRQKIASYAKLYSTTSVKSIVHWFQILRSQKFQMFEESDNMLNSLTRPYQIANFPTRTNIKIPILLIYGGIDSLVDIDVMKKNLPFNSVFDVKVDNYEHLDLIWGKDADTLVIAKVLRFIEFFNPGNVSLKTNQLLPSASLVEELPSTTWKTSHPTHGLSYKTHSADRSPLSVQADEVNENINSDNARFLRRVFSTSAIDEDNGNDHQDDTEDEIHKEQQRRLSAYLESSNDLRQLDANSSATALDGLNKE, encoded by the coding sequence ATGTACTTCCCCTTTTTAGGCAGATTATCAATAACGGATTATATCATAGTCGTCTTAGTGTACATCGAAAGCATTATCTCATCAGTCCTTAAACTTATACCACAACCAATGATTAACCTTTTCGAATGGCTGATAAACTTCTCAACGTGCTCCGATGACAATACCATCGAAGAAAAGTTAAGGGCAGCTCCAACTATTCATGAAATGTGtgcaatttttgatatatctGTTGAAGATCATTTAGTAAGAACTGAAGATAATTACATCTTGACATTGCATAGAATCCCACCAATTTCTAAAAACAGGTTTAATAATAAGGTGGTCTACTTACATCACGGTCTTTTAATGTGTTCTGATGTTTGGTGTTGTAATATTGAGAGACATAAAAACTTGCCGTTTGTGTTGCATGATTTGGGTTACGACGTCTGGATGGGTAATAATAGAGGTAATAAATACTCAACTGCTCACTTGAATAAACCACCAAAATCGAACAAGTTTTGGGATTTTTCTATTGACGAATTTGCGTTTTTTGATATTCCAAACTCGATTGAGTTCATCTTAGATATAACAAAAGTGGACAGGGTCATTTGCATTGGATTTTCCCAGGGTTCTGCCCAAATGTTTGCAGCATTTTCGTTAAGTGAAAAGCTGAATCGAAAAGTTTCTCATTTTATAGCTATTGCCCCTGCTATGACCCCAAGGGGCCTGCACAACAGAATTGTTGATACTTTGGCAAAATCATCGCCCGGTTTTATGTATCTTTTCTTCGGTAGGAAAATTGTATTACCTTCCGCTGTCATTTGGCAAAGAACTTTACATCCAacacttttcaatttgtgTATCGATATTGCAAACAAGATTCTCTTCAATTGGAAATCCTTTAACATTCTACCGAGACAAAAAATTGCTTCTTACGCAAAACTTTATTCAACCACCAGTGTAAAATCTATCGTTCATTGGTTCCAAATATTAAGatctcaaaaatttcaaatgtTTGAAGAGTCTGATAATATGCTGAATTCTTTGACTAGGCCTTACCAAATTGCTAATTTTCCCACTAGgacaaatataaaaatccccattcttttaatttatgGTGGCATAGATTCTTTGGTCGATATTGAtgtgatgaaaaaaaatttacctTTCAACTCCGTTTTTGATGTAAAGGTCGATAATTACGAACATCTAGACTTGATTTGGGGTAAAGATGCTGATACATTAGTTATCGCTAAAGTCTTAAGATTTatcgaatttttcaaccCTGGAAATGTTTCATTGAAGACTAACCAGTTACTACCATCTGCAAGTCTGGTTGAGGAATTGCCAAGCACGACATGGAAGACATCTCACCCAACGCATGGTCTCAGCTATAAAACTCATTCAGCAGATCGTTCTCCGTTGTCTGTACAGGCTGATGAAGTGAACGAAAACATTAATAGTGACAATGCCAGGTTCTTGAGACGAGTGTTCTCTACTAGTGCTATAGACGAGGACAACGGAAACGACCACCAAGATGATACGGAAGATGAAATCCACAAGGAGCAGCAAAGACGACTAAGTGCTTATTTGGAATCATCCAACGATTTACGACAACTTGATGCTAACTCTTCAGCTACCGCCCTAGATGgtttaaataaagaatga